The Oncorhynchus tshawytscha isolate Ot180627B linkage group LG18, Otsh_v2.0, whole genome shotgun sequence genome has a window encoding:
- the LOC112218071 gene encoding gap junction Cx32.2 protein-like, which translates to MGEWGFLSSLLDKVQSHFTVIGKVWMTVLFIFRIMVLGAGAEKVWGDEQSNMICNTKQPGCKNVCYDHAFPISHIRFWVLQIIFVSTPTLVYLGHVMHVIHKENKLRQWLSQAGNEMGKRPKYSDEKGHVKIKGELLASYTVNIFFRILLEIAFIVGQYYLYGFTLDPKIECSRAPCPFTVECFMSRPTEKTIFIIFMLVVACVSLLLNVVEIFYLICSKCGSGSRRRAQKVPAIAMHSCLDGGSTA; encoded by the coding sequence AGGTTTGGATGACCGTCCTGTTTATCTTCAGGATCATGGTCCTCGGAGCAGGGGCGGAGAAGGTGTGGGGCGATGAGCAGTCCAATATGATTTGCAATACCAAACAGCCCGGTTGTAAGAACGTGTGCTACGACCATGCCTTCCCCATCTCCCACATCCGCTTCTGGGTCCTTCAGATCATCTTCGTCTCCACCCCAACATTGGTGTACCTGGGACATGTCATGCACGTCATCCACAAGGAGAACAAACTGAGGCAATGGCTGAGTCAGGCAGGCAATGAGATGGGGAAAAGGCCTAAGTATTCTGATGAGAAGGGTCATGTCAAAATCAAAGGTGAATTGCTGGCTAGTTACACAGTCAATATATTCTTCAGGATTCTGCTTGAAATAGCGTTTATAGTGGGTCAGTATTACTTGTATGGGTTTACTCTGGACCCCAAAATTGAATGCAGCAGAGCTCCCTGTCCGTTCACTGTAGAATGCTTCATGTCACGACCAACAGAGAAGACCATCTTCATCATCTTCATGCTGGTGGTGGCTTGTGTATCTCTGCTGCTGAATGTGGTGGAGATATTTTATTTGATATGCTCTAAGTGTGGCTCTGGCTCAAGAAGACGAGCCCAAAAAGTCCCAGCCATCGCAATGCACAGCTGTCTGGATGGGGGCAGTACTGCCTGA